A window from Mycobacterium botniense encodes these proteins:
- a CDS encoding acyl-CoA dehydrogenase family protein — protein sequence MTNTFAPNGSRARLKRTGRKSAVGEHKHKRTGIDVALGLLTPIVGQEFLDKYHLRDPLNRTLRYGVKTGFSVAGATTRQFQRIQGLRGGPTRLKASGRDYFDLTPDDDQKMIVETVEQFAREILRPAAPEADESAAYPSDLIAKAAELGITAVNVPEDFEGIAAHRSSVTNVLVAEALAYGDMGLALPILAPGGVASALTHWGSADQQATYLREFAGENVPQACVAIAEPQPLFDPTRLHTSAVRTPSGYRLDGVKSLVPAARDAELFIVGAQLNGKPALFIVESSTQGLTVAPDPSMGIRAAALGQVKLDHVSVPLSARLGEDDATDADYSEAIALSRLGWAALAVGTCHAVLDYVVPYVKEREAFGEPIAHRQSVAFMCANIAIELDGLRLITWRGAARAEQGLPFAREAALAKRLGADKGMQIGLDGVQLLGGHGYTKEHPVERWYRDLRAIGVAEGVLVI from the coding sequence ATGACAAATACCTTTGCTCCCAACGGCTCCCGGGCGCGGCTCAAGCGCACCGGCCGCAAATCCGCCGTCGGGGAGCACAAGCACAAGCGGACCGGGATCGACGTCGCGCTGGGCCTGCTCACTCCGATCGTGGGCCAGGAGTTCCTCGACAAATACCACCTGCGCGATCCGCTCAACCGCACTTTGCGCTACGGGGTCAAAACCGGTTTCTCCGTCGCCGGCGCCACCACCCGCCAGTTCCAGCGGATCCAGGGCTTGCGCGGTGGACCGACCCGGCTCAAGGCGAGCGGGCGCGACTACTTCGACCTCACACCCGACGACGACCAGAAGATGATCGTCGAAACCGTCGAGCAGTTCGCCCGCGAGATCTTGCGCCCGGCGGCACCCGAGGCCGACGAATCCGCCGCCTACCCGTCGGACCTGATCGCCAAGGCGGCCGAGTTGGGCATCACCGCCGTCAACGTTCCAGAGGACTTCGAGGGCATCGCGGCGCACCGCTCCAGCGTGACCAACGTGCTGGTGGCCGAAGCGCTGGCCTACGGGGACATGGGACTGGCGCTGCCGATCCTGGCCCCGGGCGGGGTGGCCTCGGCGCTGACCCACTGGGGCAGCGCCGATCAGCAGGCCACCTATTTGCGGGAATTCGCCGGGGAGAATGTGCCGCAGGCCTGCGTCGCGATCGCCGAGCCGCAGCCGCTCTTCGACCCGACGCGTTTGCACACCAGCGCGGTGCGCACCCCCAGCGGGTACCGGCTAGACGGGGTCAAGTCGCTGGTCCCGGCGGCCAGAGATGCCGAGTTGTTCATCGTCGGCGCACAGCTGAACGGCAAACCGGCGCTGTTTATCGTCGAATCCTCGACCCAGGGTCTGACTGTGGCGCCCGACCCGAGCATGGGCATCCGGGCCGCCGCGCTGGGTCAAGTCAAGCTGGATCATGTGTCGGTCCCGCTGAGCGCGCGCCTCGGTGAGGATGACGCGACCGACGCCGATTACTCCGAGGCGATCGCGTTGTCCCGGTTAGGTTGGGCGGCATTGGCGGTCGGCACCTGTCACGCGGTGCTGGATTACGTCGTACCTTACGTGAAGGAACGCGAGGCCTTCGGCGAACCGATCGCCCACCGTCAGTCGGTGGCATTCATGTGTGCCAATATCGCGATCGAACTCGACGGGCTGCGGCTGATCACCTGGCGCGGCGCGGCCCGCGCGGAGCAGGGCCTGCCGTTCGCCCGGGAAGCGGCCCTGGCCAAGCGCCTCGGCGCCGACAAGGGTATGCAAATCGGCCTGGACGGCGTGCAACTGCTGGGCGGGCACGGCTATACGAAGGAACACCCCGTCGAGCGCTGGTATCGCGACCTGCGAGCCATCGGTGTCGCCGAGGGTGTCCTGGTGATCTAA
- the amrS gene encoding AmmeMemoRadiSam system radical SAM enzyme: MSCDDLFTTATKYWHRLDDGRIQCDVCPRACKLHEGQRGLCFVRARLDDQIVLTSYGRSSGFCVDPVEKKPLNHFLPGSAVLSFGTAGCNLACRFCQNWDISKSREVDTLASRATPDDIARIADELGCRSVAFTYNDPTIFWEYAADVADACHQRGIKAISVTAGYMCAAPRAEFYRHIDAANVDLKAFSEDFYRTICVGHLHDVLDTVVYLRHETDVWLEITTLLIPGRNDADAEISAECEWIRDNLGVDVPVHFTAFHPDYKMTDIAPTPPASLTRARDIALGEGLRFVYTGNVHDTEGGTTFCPGCGAAVVVRDWYALRRYALTDDGRCQVCGWRLAGVYDGPAGRWGRRRLPLLGNLSGGVK, from the coding sequence ATGAGCTGCGACGACCTGTTCACGACCGCGACGAAGTACTGGCACCGCCTCGACGACGGCCGCATCCAGTGCGACGTGTGCCCGCGCGCTTGCAAGCTGCACGAGGGCCAGCGCGGGCTGTGTTTTGTGCGCGCCCGGCTTGACGATCAGATCGTGCTCACCAGCTACGGGCGTTCCAGCGGATTCTGCGTCGACCCGGTGGAGAAAAAGCCGCTGAATCACTTCCTGCCCGGGTCGGCGGTGCTGTCGTTCGGCACCGCCGGATGCAACCTGGCCTGCAGGTTCTGCCAGAACTGGGATATCTCCAAATCCCGCGAGGTCGATACTCTCGCCAGCCGGGCCACTCCCGACGACATCGCTCGGATTGCTGACGAATTAGGTTGTCGCAGCGTGGCTTTCACCTACAACGACCCGACGATCTTCTGGGAGTACGCCGCCGATGTTGCCGATGCGTGTCACCAGCGGGGCATCAAGGCCATCTCGGTGACCGCCGGCTACATGTGCGCGGCGCCGCGTGCGGAGTTCTACCGGCATATCGACGCCGCCAACGTCGATCTGAAAGCGTTCAGCGAAGACTTCTACCGCACAATCTGCGTCGGGCACCTGCACGATGTGCTCGACACCGTGGTGTACCTGCGGCACGAGACGGATGTGTGGTTGGAAATCACCACCTTGTTGATCCCGGGCCGCAACGACGCCGATGCCGAGATCAGCGCCGAATGCGAGTGGATCCGCGACAACCTGGGCGTGGATGTGCCGGTGCATTTCACCGCGTTTCACCCCGACTACAAAATGACGGACATCGCGCCTACCCCGCCGGCCAGCCTCACCCGTGCCCGCGACATCGCTCTCGGCGAAGGCTTGCGGTTTGTGTACACCGGCAACGTGCACGACACCGAGGGCGGCACCACGTTTTGCCCCGGCTGTGGTGCGGCGGTCGTGGTCCGCGATTGGTATGCGCTGCGCCGTTATGCCCTGACCGACGACGGCCGCTGCCAGGTGTGCGGCTGGCGGCTGGCCGGGGTCTATGACGGTCCGGCCGGACGGTGGGGGCGACGGCGGCTGCCTCTGCTGGGCAACCTGTCCGGCGGTGTGAAGTAA